A stretch of Streptomyces vietnamensis DNA encodes these proteins:
- a CDS encoding serine hydrolase domain-containing protein: MPYRTDRIENLLSEGVRDKVYPGAVWAVGDSGGVRATGTTGVLDPDEPNVRMRPDSVFDAASLTKILAVWASIGALWEDGVLDLDAPLGTFWDEVAGHPLGSVTARQLLTHTAGLPLRAQLKSLYGTDPAGIRRGVLHEALNRPPGEAVEYTDRAALILGYLAEHLSGRPLDQLCETRTWRPLGMNTTRFGPLPTGLAVRCAPTELDQDTGTHLKGVAHDFSARLLGGVCGIAGTFTVLDDLTAFLRYMLDPTTAPAEAGFGAEWTTHSLTVQTGGLQPERGLFWHPAPGTTDEQDVWVHYGFTGTGMWISPAQDRWAVLLTNKLYYTRDRQPLTDIRNTFRELAFT, from the coding sequence ATGCCGTACCGCACCGACCGCATCGAGAACCTGCTCAGCGAAGGCGTCCGCGACAAGGTCTACCCGGGCGCGGTGTGGGCCGTCGGCGACTCCGGCGGAGTCCGGGCAACGGGCACGACCGGGGTCCTGGACCCCGACGAACCGAACGTGAGGATGCGCCCGGACAGCGTCTTCGACGCCGCCAGCCTCACCAAGATCCTCGCGGTCTGGGCCTCCATCGGAGCCCTGTGGGAGGACGGCGTCCTCGACCTCGACGCCCCGCTCGGCACCTTCTGGGACGAGGTCGCCGGCCACCCGCTCGGGTCCGTGACCGCACGCCAACTCCTGACCCATACCGCCGGCCTCCCTCTCCGGGCCCAGCTGAAGAGCCTCTACGGCACCGACCCGGCAGGCATCCGCCGTGGGGTCCTGCACGAAGCCCTCAACCGACCGCCCGGCGAAGCGGTCGAGTACACCGACCGGGCCGCTCTCATCCTCGGCTACCTCGCCGAACACCTCTCCGGCCGACCTCTCGACCAGCTCTGCGAGACGAGGACCTGGCGCCCGCTGGGCATGAACACCACCCGGTTCGGCCCGCTGCCCACCGGCCTCGCCGTCCGATGCGCCCCCACCGAACTCGACCAGGACACCGGCACCCATCTCAAGGGCGTAGCCCACGACTTCTCCGCCCGGCTCCTCGGTGGAGTGTGCGGCATCGCCGGCACCTTCACCGTCCTCGACGACCTAACCGCCTTCCTCCGCTACATGCTCGACCCCACCACGGCCCCCGCCGAGGCTGGCTTCGGCGCCGAGTGGACCACCCACTCCCTCACCGTGCAGACCGGCGGCCTCCAGCCGGAACGCGGCCTGTTCTGGCACCCGGCCCCCGGCACCACCGATGAGCAGGACGTCTGGGTCCACTACGGCTTCACCGGCACCGGCATGTGGATCTCCCCCGCCCAGGACCGGTGGGCGGTACTGCTGACCAACAAGCTCTATTACACCCGCGACCGCCAGCCGCTGACGGACATCCGCAACACGTTCCGCGAGCTGGCATTCACATGA
- a CDS encoding glycosyltransferase family 4 protein, whose protein sequence is MSSLARPAPGLMTATFLDLPAGSPGGSVELFLDLYTGEKPLIPARAFMLAPAGPRPRTPAGLDLLSAGGKCLEGPAFGRYVAALRRALTAAINPSEIDVLHLHHLAFGATPALLRALPTHPRIALVHGTDLIFAEAHRDQLQVLRATARAADAIVVPTGAMADHLLKLAPQTDRRKITHIPWGIPDRLLSSPPVRPTHPPRSHLRLLYAGRLTAEKGVEALIRSVAPRQGVELSIAAPSAQYRALAPRLQRAGVRANYLGWLRRPQLWKAFAEHDVLVMPSTTLEAMGLVALEAQACGLPVLYQPVPGLSEALARSGLATDFTQPTALARDLDRLRTEPGLLPALRQAGYANAARYPLSKTARELADLGRQLT, encoded by the coding sequence ATGAGCTCCCTCGCCAGACCCGCCCCGGGGCTGATGACCGCCACCTTTCTGGACCTGCCCGCCGGCAGCCCCGGGGGCAGTGTCGAGCTGTTCCTCGACCTCTACACCGGTGAGAAGCCCCTCATCCCCGCGAGGGCCTTCATGCTCGCCCCGGCCGGACCCCGCCCCCGGACGCCGGCCGGCCTCGACCTGCTCAGCGCGGGCGGCAAGTGCCTGGAGGGACCGGCCTTCGGCCGCTACGTCGCCGCCCTGCGCAGGGCTCTGACGGCCGCGATCAACCCTTCCGAGATCGACGTCCTGCACCTGCACCACCTCGCCTTCGGCGCCACCCCCGCCCTGCTGAGGGCCCTGCCCACGCACCCCCGCATCGCCCTGGTCCACGGCACCGACCTGATCTTCGCCGAAGCCCACCGCGACCAGCTGCAGGTCCTGCGGGCGACCGCCAGGGCCGCCGACGCCATCGTCGTCCCCACCGGCGCCATGGCCGACCACCTCCTCAAGCTCGCCCCGCAGACCGACCGCCGCAAGATCACCCACATCCCCTGGGGCATCCCCGACCGGCTCCTCAGCAGCCCACCCGTCCGCCCCACCCATCCGCCGAGGAGCCACCTGCGGCTGCTGTACGCGGGCCGGCTGACCGCAGAGAAGGGCGTCGAAGCCCTGATCCGGAGCGTGGCCCCGCGCCAGGGCGTCGAGCTGTCCATCGCCGCCCCCAGCGCCCAGTACCGCGCGCTGGCCCCACGGCTGCAACGGGCCGGGGTGAGGGCCAACTATCTCGGCTGGCTCCGCCGTCCCCAGCTGTGGAAGGCGTTCGCCGAGCACGACGTGCTCGTCATGCCTTCCACGACGCTGGAGGCCATGGGCCTGGTCGCCCTGGAAGCCCAAGCCTGCGGCCTCCCCGTCCTCTACCAGCCCGTCCCCGGCCTCAGCGAAGCCCTCGCCCGCTCCGGGTTGGCCACAGACTTCACCCAGCCCACCGCCCTCGCCCGGGACCTGGACCGCCTGCGAACCGAACCCGGCCTCCTGCCCGCCCTCCGGCAGGCCGGATACGCCAACGCCGCCCGGTACCCCCTGTCGAAGACCGCCCGAGAACTGGCCGACCTCGGCCGCCAGCTCACCTGA
- a CDS encoding dCTP deaminase has protein sequence MILTGPAITAAVRAGEITIAPYDPARVSPNAYDWRLGNTLRVCAGDLDAAVPTAYTEQTIPTTGLLLQPGLLYLGVTHERTGSEAYAQMLNGDRTIGALGIWVHVSAPLGHQGHAIRWTLEIRAARPVRVYPGMTFGKLVFLTTQGAPASYQQQLAKYAATEGIDISRLYEEIAGGSR, from the coding sequence GTGATCCTCACCGGCCCCGCGATCACCGCCGCCGTCCGTGCCGGCGAGATCACCATCGCCCCGTACGACCCCGCCCGCGTCTCCCCGAACGCCTACGACTGGCGCCTCGGCAACACCCTCCGCGTGTGCGCCGGGGACCTCGACGCCGCCGTCCCCACCGCCTACACCGAGCAGACGATCCCCACCACCGGCCTGCTCCTCCAGCCCGGGCTGCTCTACCTCGGCGTCACCCACGAGCGGACCGGATCGGAGGCGTACGCGCAGATGCTCAACGGCGACCGCACCATCGGCGCACTCGGCATCTGGGTCCACGTCTCCGCCCCGCTCGGCCACCAGGGCCACGCGATCCGCTGGACCCTGGAGATCCGGGCCGCCCGGCCCGTCCGCGTCTATCCGGGCATGACGTTCGGCAAGCTCGTCTTCCTGACCACCCAGGGCGCACCGGCCAGCTACCAGCAGCAGCTGGCGAAGTACGCCGCCACCGAGGGCATCGACATCTCCCGCCTTTACGAGGAGATCGCCGGAGGCAGCCGATGA